Proteins encoded in a region of the uncultured Sunxiuqinia sp. genome:
- a CDS encoding radical SAM protein, whose translation MYDRFKRNINYLRISVTDRCNLRCTYCMPSEGVQLMKHDDILSFEEIEAFTRLAVKNGITKVRLTGGEPLVRKGIVDLVKKLAKIEGLEDLSMTSNGQLLTQFATQLKAAGLHRVNISLDTINTERYCQITRTGKIEKVFEGIEAAQQAGLTPIKINAVLMDESNGEINKLKLYCNKNELDLRFIHQMNLQTGEFSKVEGGEGGNCNRCNRIRLLANGDVKPCLFSDLGYNIRKFGAEQSINLAIGNKPRSGTYNESGEFFNIGG comes from the coding sequence ATGTACGACCGCTTTAAACGAAATATCAATTACTTGCGTATTTCAGTAACTGACCGATGCAATCTCCGCTGCACTTACTGTATGCCATCAGAAGGAGTTCAATTAATGAAACACGATGATATTCTTTCGTTTGAAGAGATTGAAGCATTCACCCGACTAGCAGTTAAAAACGGAATCACAAAAGTGCGGCTAACCGGAGGCGAACCTCTTGTTCGAAAAGGAATTGTTGACCTGGTAAAAAAGCTTGCAAAAATTGAGGGACTGGAAGATTTATCGATGACCTCCAACGGACAACTTTTGACCCAATTTGCAACCCAATTAAAAGCTGCCGGACTTCACCGAGTAAATATTAGCCTGGATACAATAAACACAGAACGCTACTGCCAAATTACACGCACAGGTAAAATTGAAAAAGTATTTGAAGGAATCGAAGCAGCGCAACAAGCCGGTTTAACTCCCATAAAAATAAATGCAGTGCTAATGGATGAGTCAAATGGGGAAATCAACAAACTAAAATTGTACTGTAATAAAAACGAACTCGACCTGCGTTTCATTCATCAAATGAACTTGCAAACCGGTGAATTTTCGAAAGTTGAAGGTGGCGAAGGTGGAAATTGCAACCGTTGTAACCGTATTCGTCTACTGGCCAATGGCGACGTGAAACCATGCCTATTCAGCGATTTAGGCTATAATATCCGAAAATTCGGCGCTGAACAGTCAATCAATTTGGCGATAGGAAATAAACCACGATCTGGAACGTATAATGAATCTGGAGAGTTTTTCAATATTGGAGGATGA